From one Haloferax marinisediminis genomic stretch:
- the dph2 gene encoding diphthamide biosynthesis enzyme Dph2, with translation MSQDASSEGDLRNTGMSLKHDREWDYELERIIDAIEERDAKRVGLQFPEGLKRRGPAVADDLRQLCDDDVTFMLSGQPCYGACDLDTYLMRRTDVFVHFGHSPMKESDKIIYVPLFSNVDPFPIMEDALEEIQGDEVGLVTTAQHMNRFDDMCDWLEERGYTVQTRKGDDRLTFEGQVLGCNYASADIPADDVLYVGGGKFHPLGLAMEHPEKNVVIADPVNNVVTLADTRKFMKQRYASVHKAMDAEKWGVIFCTKIGQGRMEIAEKILEDNDNAYLITMDEVTPDRLRNFDMDAFVNTGCPRITTDDGPRFHKPMLTPQEYRIAVGDEPLDSLKFDTFHGTW, from the coding sequence ATGAGTCAGGACGCCTCTTCGGAGGGAGACCTTCGAAACACCGGGATGTCGCTCAAACACGACCGGGAGTGGGACTACGAACTCGAACGAATCATCGACGCCATCGAAGAGCGCGACGCGAAGCGAGTCGGCCTGCAGTTCCCCGAAGGGCTGAAGCGCCGCGGCCCGGCCGTCGCAGACGACCTTCGACAGCTCTGTGACGACGACGTGACGTTCATGCTCTCTGGGCAACCGTGCTACGGTGCCTGCGACCTCGACACCTACCTCATGCGCCGGACCGACGTGTTCGTCCACTTCGGTCACTCGCCGATGAAGGAGTCGGACAAGATTATCTACGTCCCGCTGTTCTCCAACGTCGACCCGTTCCCCATCATGGAGGACGCCTTAGAGGAGATTCAGGGCGACGAGGTGGGCCTCGTCACCACCGCTCAGCACATGAACCGCTTCGACGACATGTGTGATTGGCTCGAAGAGCGCGGCTACACCGTCCAGACCCGCAAGGGTGACGACCGCCTCACCTTCGAAGGGCAGGTTCTCGGGTGCAACTACGCCTCTGCAGACATCCCTGCGGACGACGTGCTCTACGTCGGTGGCGGGAAGTTCCACCCACTCGGCCTCGCGATGGAACACCCCGAGAAGAACGTCGTCATCGCCGACCCCGTCAACAACGTGGTCACCCTCGCCGACACGCGGAAGTTCATGAAACAGCGCTACGCCTCGGTACACAAGGCGATGGACGCCGAGAAGTGGGGCGTCATCTTCTGTACCAAGATTGGGCAGGGCCGCATGGAGATTGCCGAGAAGATTCTCGAAGACAACGACAACGCGTACCTCATCACCATGGACGAAGTGACGCCTGATAGGCTCAGAAACTTCGACATGGACGCGTTCGTCAACACGGGCTGCCCGCGCATCACGACCGACGACGGCCCGCGATTCCACAAGCCGATGCTCACGCCACAGGAGTACCGCATCGCCGTCGGCGACGAACCGCTGGACTCCCTCAAGTTCGACACCTTCCACGGCACGTGGTAA
- a CDS encoding YlbF family regulator, whose protein sequence is MSTQTTRLEELGRELGEAIADHPKYEAYESAKAAVEADDEAQELITEFNQLREEFNVARQMGEATQEGLQKVQAAQDELHSLPVMEEYLLAQAEMVGELEKVNEAISEPLAVDFGGEAGGCCND, encoded by the coding sequence ATGAGCACGCAGACGACGCGGCTCGAAGAACTCGGCCGTGAACTTGGCGAAGCCATCGCCGACCACCCGAAGTACGAAGCGTACGAGTCGGCGAAGGCAGCGGTCGAAGCCGACGACGAAGCCCAAGAGCTCATCACCGAGTTCAACCAACTCCGCGAGGAGTTCAACGTCGCTCGACAGATGGGCGAGGCGACACAAGAGGGCCTCCAGAAGGTGCAGGCCGCACAGGACGAACTCCACTCACTGCCCGTGATGGAGGAGTACCTCCTCGCACAAGCAGAGATGGTCGGCGAACTCGAGAAGGTCAACGAAGCCATCTCCGAACCGCTCGCTGTCGACTTCGGCGGGGAAGCAGGCGGTTGCTGTAACGACTGA
- a CDS encoding MBL fold metallo-hydrolase encodes MTRSDWSDWLPRAVEAADPETVAIWYLGCNGFVLKGSEGTTVFIDPYVGIGSPPRTVRMVPIPFDPEDVTEADAVLATHEHTDHVHGPSQAPILENTGATFVAPDDSLSVAYDDEAWFDDYDLSDDQFEEVTEGDTVEIGEFTIHVEPAYDPDATHPVSYVFEHESGTFFHGGDTKPAEEFTDVGERYDIDLGVLAFGTVGNIADKETGEPVRTKWYNDENQIIEAASDLDLDRLLPSHWDMWKGMTSDPKVLHHHAKSFAAPRSLEIVEIGDRVDL; translated from the coding sequence ATGACGCGCAGTGATTGGAGCGACTGGCTTCCACGGGCGGTCGAAGCGGCCGACCCCGAGACAGTCGCCATCTGGTATCTGGGTTGTAACGGCTTCGTACTCAAGGGAAGCGAGGGAACGACAGTGTTTATCGACCCGTACGTCGGCATTGGCTCTCCGCCACGGACGGTTCGCATGGTCCCCATCCCGTTCGACCCCGAGGACGTGACCGAGGCCGACGCAGTCCTCGCAACGCACGAACACACTGACCACGTCCACGGCCCGAGTCAGGCACCCATCCTCGAGAACACGGGTGCGACGTTCGTCGCCCCCGACGACTCGCTTTCGGTCGCGTACGACGACGAAGCGTGGTTCGACGACTACGACCTCTCTGACGACCAGTTCGAAGAAGTCACCGAGGGCGACACCGTCGAAATCGGCGAGTTCACCATCCACGTCGAACCCGCGTACGACCCCGACGCGACCCACCCGGTCTCGTACGTCTTCGAACACGAGTCGGGGACGTTCTTCCACGGCGGCGACACCAAGCCCGCAGAGGAGTTCACCGACGTTGGCGAACGGTACGATATCGACCTCGGTGTTCTCGCGTTCGGGACCGTCGGCAACATCGCCGACAAGGAGACGGGCGAACCCGTCCGGACGAAGTGGTACAACGACGAAAACCAGATTATCGAGGCCGCGAGTGACCTCGACCTCGACAGACTCCTGCCGTCACACTGGGATATGTGGAAAGGCATGACGTCGGACCCGAAGGTGCTCCACCACCACGCCAAGAGTTTCGCTGCGCCGCGGTCGCTCGAAATCGTCGAGATTGGCGACCGAGTCGACCTCTAA
- a CDS encoding alpha/beta hydrolase yields MTDIPLEHVYVEPSEPADGEAPAVVLLHGRGSNEQDLLSLTQHFPDHLHVVSLRAPDRLQGGYTWYELDLSAGGLHQSQPHTEQFERSRELVRESIDAAISEYGLGPDRIGLLGFSQGAITSLSLLIENPENYAWVVALHGYLAETHATHQPDGIAGKPVFVGAGSMDRIIPASRAQHAADRLRELGADVTAQVYDAPHGVGPDELAAVVSFVETHA; encoded by the coding sequence ATGACCGACATTCCACTCGAACACGTCTACGTCGAGCCATCAGAACCGGCCGACGGGGAGGCACCCGCCGTCGTCTTGCTCCACGGCCGTGGGTCGAACGAACAGGACCTTCTTTCTCTCACGCAGCACTTCCCGGACCACCTCCACGTCGTGAGCCTCCGCGCTCCTGACCGTTTGCAAGGCGGCTACACGTGGTACGAACTCGACCTCTCGGCCGGCGGACTCCACCAGAGTCAACCGCACACAGAACAGTTCGAGCGCTCCCGCGAACTCGTCCGCGAATCCATCGACGCGGCGATTTCCGAGTACGGCCTCGGCCCCGACCGAATCGGCCTCCTCGGATTCAGTCAGGGGGCGATTACGAGCCTCTCACTTCTCATCGAGAACCCCGAAAACTACGCGTGGGTCGTGGCGCTCCACGGCTACCTCGCCGAGACTCACGCCACTCACCAACCCGACGGGATTGCGGGGAAACCGGTCTTCGTCGGAGCGGGGTCGATGGACCGAATTATCCCCGCGTCGCGGGCGCAGCACGCCGCTGACCGCCTCCGTGAACTCGGTGCCGACGTGACTGCACAGGTGTACGACGCACCTCACGGCGTTGGACCTGACGAACTGGCGGCCGTCGTTTCGTTCGTCGAAACGCACGCCTGA
- a CDS encoding FKBP-type peptidyl-prolyl cis-trans isomerase, translating to MSDEQQAEAEQVDEEVESGIQDGDFVRLAYTVRTVEDGDVVDTTSKEVAEEAEIDVEGYEFEPRVVIIGAGHVFPEVDDALVGAEVGDEGTVEIPAADAFGEYDDDEVRTVSANKISEDDRYPGAQVQIDGEQGRLETIIGGRARVNFNHPLAGKDLEYEYEVLDLVDDREEQAAGLLGMYLQQAPEVWVQTDEVEEEQVVESDDDEDEDAEPETETVTVEKDTLYIEATPQMTMNQQWMFSKQQIAQDIMQRLDIDRVIVQETIEGGMGGMGGLGGMMGGAGGADIEEAIEDVDIDAEELAAELDADEE from the coding sequence ATGAGCGACGAACAGCAGGCGGAGGCCGAGCAGGTCGATGAAGAGGTCGAGTCCGGTATTCAGGACGGCGACTTCGTTCGCCTCGCATACACGGTTCGAACGGTCGAAGACGGCGACGTCGTCGACACCACGAGTAAAGAAGTGGCCGAAGAGGCCGAAATCGACGTCGAGGGCTACGAGTTCGAGCCTCGCGTCGTCATCATCGGTGCGGGTCACGTCTTCCCCGAAGTCGACGACGCCCTCGTAGGCGCCGAAGTCGGCGACGAAGGCACCGTCGAAATCCCGGCCGCCGACGCGTTCGGCGAGTACGACGACGACGAGGTGCGCACGGTCAGCGCCAACAAGATCAGCGAAGACGACCGCTACCCCGGTGCACAGGTCCAGATCGACGGCGAGCAGGGCCGTCTGGAGACCATCATCGGCGGTCGCGCCCGCGTCAACTTCAACCACCCCCTCGCGGGCAAGGACCTCGAATACGAGTACGAGGTTCTCGACCTCGTCGACGACCGCGAAGAGCAGGCCGCTGGCCTCCTCGGCATGTACCTCCAGCAGGCACCCGAGGTGTGGGTCCAGACGGACGAAGTCGAAGAAGAGCAGGTCGTCGAGTCTGACGACGACGAGGACGAAGACGCAGAGCCTGAGACGGAGACGGTCACCGTCGAGAAGGACACGCTCTACATCGAGGCAACGCCGCAGATGACGATGAACCAGCAGTGGATGTTCTCCAAGCAGCAGATTGCGCAGGACATCATGCAGCGTCTGGACATCGACCGCGTCATCGTCCAAGAGACCATCGAGGGCGGCATGGGCGGTATGGGCGGCCTCGGCGGTATGATGGGCGGCGCCGGCGGTGCCGACATCGAAGAGGCCATCGAGGACGTCGACATCGACGCCGAAGAGCTCGCCGCGGAACTCGACGCGGACGAAGAGTAA
- a CDS encoding PLP-dependent cysteine synthase family protein, with protein sequence MDDSILDAIGSPLVRVDSPDGSTIAAKIESKNPGGSAKDRPALAMVEAAEDAGDIEPGDKLVEPTSGNTGIGLSVVAAAKGYDLTIVMSESMSPERRQIMRAYGATIELVEGDISDAKDRADELEEEEGMYQLRQFENPANPNAHYRTTAEEILDQIGDREIDAFVAGIGTGGTISGNGRRLKEEFPSMQVVGVEPAASAVLSGGEVDNNEFQGMGPGFVSPNLDTDLIDDVEVVEFDDAVAECRRLAREEGILVGQSSGASLLAAKRVAERLADLNAAEGEEPLVVTVFWDSGERYMSTGMFDE encoded by the coding sequence ATGGACGACAGTATCCTCGATGCTATCGGGTCGCCGCTGGTCCGTGTCGACTCTCCCGACGGGTCGACCATCGCGGCGAAGATAGAGTCCAAGAACCCCGGCGGGTCGGCGAAAGACCGCCCGGCACTGGCGATGGTCGAGGCGGCCGAAGACGCCGGCGACATCGAACCGGGTGACAAACTCGTCGAACCCACCTCTGGGAACACGGGAATCGGACTCTCGGTCGTCGCCGCAGCGAAAGGGTACGACCTGACGATCGTCATGTCCGAATCGATGTCACCGGAGCGCCGTCAGATTATGCGCGCCTACGGTGCCACCATCGAACTCGTCGAGGGCGACATCTCCGACGCGAAAGACCGGGCCGACGAACTCGAAGAGGAGGAAGGGATGTACCAACTCCGCCAGTTCGAGAACCCAGCGAATCCGAACGCCCACTATCGGACGACTGCAGAGGAGATTCTCGACCAGATTGGTGACCGAGAAATCGACGCGTTCGTCGCCGGTATCGGCACCGGTGGCACCATCTCCGGGAACGGACGACGACTCAAAGAAGAGTTCCCGTCGATGCAGGTCGTGGGCGTCGAACCCGCAGCCAGCGCCGTCCTCTCGGGCGGAGAAGTCGACAACAACGAGTTCCAGGGCATGGGTCCCGGATTCGTCAGTCCGAACCTCGACACTGACCTCATCGACGACGTCGAAGTCGTCGAGTTCGACGACGCCGTCGCGGAGTGCCGCCGACTCGCCCGGGAAGAGGGTATCCTCGTCGGGCAGTCGTCCGGGGCATCACTCCTCGCGGCGAAACGGGTCGCAGAGCGACTCGCAGACCTCAATGCGGCAGAAGGAGAGGAACCGCTCGTCGTCACCGTCTTTTGGGACTCTGGCGAGCGCTACATGTCGACCGGTATGTTCGACGAATAA
- a CDS encoding RAD55 family ATPase has protein sequence MSRLATGIDVLDRQLGGGIPAGSVVLLAADPASQSELFLNELTTTRGTLWITTLRSEVAVSDALDRCMSPTGNPTIRDVGGDAPLDTANKLVRDLPEGANLIIDVVDILERNEAPRYRKFLNGLQTHMVNTRGLTILHGLKGESVPQNRDLTEHMADIVFDLDTKIAGSEIENRLAVPKFRGGQALNETIKLRLADQVTVDTSRDIA, from the coding sequence ATGTCTCGGCTGGCAACTGGTATCGACGTGCTCGACCGTCAACTCGGCGGTGGCATCCCCGCAGGGAGTGTCGTCCTCCTCGCGGCCGACCCAGCAAGCCAGTCAGAGCTCTTCTTGAACGAGTTGACGACGACCCGCGGGACGCTGTGGATTACGACCCTCCGTTCCGAGGTTGCCGTCAGCGACGCGCTCGACCGCTGTATGAGCCCAACGGGGAACCCAACCATCCGCGACGTGGGCGGTGATGCCCCACTGGATACGGCGAACAAGCTCGTCCGCGACTTACCCGAAGGGGCGAACCTCATCATCGACGTGGTCGACATCCTGGAACGAAACGAAGCCCCACGCTACCGGAAGTTCCTCAACGGCCTCCAGACGCACATGGTCAACACGCGTGGGCTCACCATCCTCCACGGCCTCAAAGGTGAGTCAGTCCCGCAGAACCGTGACCTGACAGAACACATGGCCGACATCGTGTTCGACCTCGATACGAAAATCGCGGGGTCGGAGATAGAAAACCGACTCGCGGTTCCGAAGTTCCGTGGCGGGCAGGCCCTCAACGAGACCATCAAACTCCGCCTCGCCGACCAGGTCACCGTCGACACCAGTCGCGACATCGCCTGA
- the thiI gene encoding tRNA uracil 4-sulfurtransferase ThiI, with amino-acid sequence MNETAHVVLVGYGEVGTKSSSVRAKMEERLRENVQAVLDDRSLSGRVEREWSRILVRDPDDPDAVAAACAEVPGVVWARPSVVCDPDLDEIVAVCRDLAADHPDGASFAIDEDRVGPKDAHDFSGPDIAREAGSAVVDVTGAPVDLDNPTVTYRVECREDAAYVAVRRFDGPGGLPLGTQGKAVALISGGIDSPVATWEMMRRGCEIVPVYVDLGDFGGADHRARAIETVRTIARRAPNFDIRVHVVPGDDVVQRLMDTIDDTRMLSLRRVMLAIAAEVAEDEGAHSIVTGESLGQKSSQTGENIAVTEAAVDYPVHRPLFTRDKTAIVDEARALGTYTDSTLPVGCERVAPSFPETNASLSAVEAAEPDDLFDLAAAAARDRRLVSVTQD; translated from the coding sequence GTGAACGAGACGGCGCACGTCGTCCTCGTCGGATACGGCGAGGTGGGAACCAAGAGTTCGAGCGTTCGAGCGAAGATGGAAGAACGCCTTCGGGAGAACGTGCAAGCAGTCCTCGACGACCGGTCGCTCTCGGGTCGGGTCGAACGAGAGTGGTCGCGGATTCTCGTCCGCGACCCGGACGACCCCGACGCAGTTGCCGCCGCGTGTGCCGAGGTCCCGGGCGTCGTCTGGGCGCGCCCCAGCGTCGTCTGTGACCCCGACCTCGACGAGATAGTCGCCGTCTGCCGCGACCTCGCTGCAGACCATCCGGACGGTGCGAGTTTCGCCATCGACGAAGACCGCGTCGGCCCGAAAGACGCCCACGACTTCTCGGGGCCAGACATCGCACGAGAGGCGGGGTCTGCCGTCGTCGACGTGACCGGCGCACCCGTCGACCTCGACAATCCAACGGTGACGTATCGCGTCGAGTGCCGAGAGGACGCGGCCTACGTCGCAGTCCGTCGATTCGACGGCCCCGGTGGGCTGCCGCTCGGCACGCAAGGAAAAGCAGTCGCCCTCATCTCCGGCGGCATCGACTCGCCCGTCGCGACGTGGGAGATGATGCGTCGCGGCTGCGAAATCGTCCCTGTCTATGTCGATTTAGGTGACTTCGGCGGTGCAGACCACCGCGCACGGGCTATCGAGACCGTCCGAACTATCGCGCGTCGCGCCCCGAACTTCGACATACGCGTCCACGTCGTCCCCGGCGACGACGTCGTCCAGCGGTTGATGGACACCATCGACGATACCCGAATGCTCTCGCTTCGCCGTGTGATGCTCGCGATTGCGGCCGAAGTCGCCGAGGACGAAGGTGCCCACTCCATCGTGACCGGCGAATCACTCGGACAGAAGTCGAGTCAGACCGGCGAGAATATCGCCGTCACAGAGGCCGCCGTCGACTATCCCGTCCACAGGCCGCTCTTCACGCGCGACAAGACGGCAATCGTGGACGAAGCGCGAGCACTCGGGACGTACACCGACTCGACGCTTCCCGTCGGGTGCGAGCGTGTCGCGCCGTCGTTCCCCGAGACGAACGCCTCGTTGTCTGCCGTCGAAGCGGCCGAACCAGACGACTTGTTCGACCTCGCGGCCGCGGCCGCACGTGACCGACGGCTCGTGTCGGTGACGCAGGACTGA
- a CDS encoding DUF5804 family protein — MTQVCIVGKEESHLQYELLSRDTARAALSTYDISEPFENSLAVDTVSIGAAVSLLNDLNWYLVRFAAFSLVLQPSISEDEWLSRDLARQVRDGEVRPEETGDHLAIYGVEDGRLVEPMYVTRVDGSVPSYDLRDVEETVVVRVAEDEFGR, encoded by the coding sequence GTGACGCAGGTCTGTATCGTCGGGAAGGAAGAGAGTCACCTCCAGTACGAGTTGTTGTCGCGAGACACCGCGCGTGCGGCCCTCTCGACGTACGACATCTCCGAACCGTTCGAGAACTCGCTAGCCGTCGATACGGTGAGTATCGGTGCGGCAGTCTCACTTCTGAACGACCTCAACTGGTATCTCGTTCGCTTTGCAGCGTTCTCTCTCGTGCTCCAACCGTCTATCTCCGAAGACGAATGGCTCTCTCGAGACCTCGCCCGACAGGTCCGAGATGGCGAAGTTCGCCCAGAAGAGACGGGAGACCACCTCGCAATCTACGGCGTCGAAGACGGGCGTCTCGTTGAACCGATGTACGTCACTCGCGTCGACGGGTCGGTTCCCTCGTACGACTTGCGAGACGTCGAAGAGACAGTCGTCGTCCGCGTGGCGGAAGACGAATTCGGCCGCTAG
- the cyaB gene encoding class IV adenylate cyclase: protein MYEVEVKVRADHSVVRERLEAVDATQVNRVTQTDTYYDAPHKDFAETDEALRLRRESRYEAGDVVSEETNITYKGPLVDESSKTRREYETGIEDGDTMDTICTAVGFEPAATVEKERERFTVDGYTVSLDAVSGLGEFVEVEIEVESGVDDAREGAFAVLDTLGLDPDDQIRTSYLGMLLGAPEE from the coding sequence ATGTACGAAGTCGAGGTCAAGGTCCGCGCGGACCACAGCGTCGTCCGGGAGCGACTCGAAGCGGTGGACGCGACGCAGGTGAACCGAGTCACACAGACGGACACCTACTACGACGCACCACACAAGGACTTCGCCGAGACTGACGAAGCGCTCCGACTTCGGCGCGAGTCACGGTACGAAGCGGGCGACGTCGTCTCCGAAGAGACCAACATCACCTACAAGGGCCCACTCGTCGACGAGTCCTCGAAGACCCGCCGCGAGTACGAAACCGGCATCGAAGACGGCGACACGATGGACACGATTTGCACCGCCGTCGGCTTCGAACCCGCCGCGACGGTCGAAAAAGAACGCGAGCGATTTACCGTCGATGGCTACACCGTCTCGCTCGACGCTGTCTCCGGCCTCGGCGAGTTCGTCGAAGTCGAAATCGAGGTCGAATCCGGTGTGGACGATGCGCGCGAGGGGGCATTTGCCGTTCTCGACACACTCGGCCTCGACCCAGACGACCAGATTCGAACGTCCTACCTCGGGATGCTGCTCGGTGCGCCCGAGGAGTGA
- a CDS encoding thioredoxin family protein has product MAEAETLETMQPNPAWDAASYEDAVATLGAADYTFKVWGGDWCGDCRRQLPDFAAALDAAGVADEHIEHYPVEKAGDGSKIGPLVDEYDIELIPTVVVEKDGDEVARFVEEEAVPIAVFLADQLS; this is encoded by the coding sequence ATGGCCGAAGCAGAGACGCTCGAAACGATGCAACCGAATCCGGCGTGGGACGCCGCGTCCTACGAGGACGCCGTCGCAACCCTCGGCGCAGCCGACTACACGTTCAAGGTCTGGGGCGGTGACTGGTGTGGTGACTGCCGTCGACAACTCCCCGACTTCGCCGCCGCACTCGACGCCGCCGGTGTCGCAGACGAACACATCGAACACTACCCAGTCGAGAAAGCCGGCGACGGGTCGAAGATTGGCCCACTCGTCGACGAGTACGACATCGAACTCATTCCGACCGTCGTCGTCGAAAAAGACGGCGACGAAGTCGCGCGATTCGTCGAAGAGGAAGCCGTCCCGATTGCCGTCTTCCTCGCCGACCAACTCTCCTAA
- a CDS encoding nucleotide-binding protein: MLAIASGKGGSGKTTTTLGLARAFDGHVLAVDADRDMPNLHAMAGVDRCDNEDTENPQHPDDPTVSVRSPPSGIDDRAFEEWLRSVAADTHLAVVDCPAGAGPDAVVPLRVADAVVVVTPLCAPALRDAAKTAAMARALGTPVVGCVVSRARVAPDSVAELVGAPVLGTVPPESSPVLAQPTVRAAYRRISDTLGRN, encoded by the coding sequence ATGTTGGCAATCGCGAGCGGCAAAGGCGGCAGTGGGAAGACGACCACCACACTCGGACTGGCGCGGGCGTTCGACGGCCACGTCCTCGCAGTCGATGCGGACCGAGACATGCCCAACTTGCACGCGATGGCCGGTGTCGACCGGTGCGACAATGAGGACACTGAGAACCCACAGCACCCGGACGACCCGACAGTGTCCGTGCGTTCACCGCCGTCCGGTATCGACGATCGCGCCTTCGAGGAGTGGCTTCGGTCGGTCGCAGCGGACACCCATCTCGCTGTCGTCGACTGCCCTGCTGGTGCAGGTCCCGACGCTGTCGTCCCACTCCGCGTCGCCGACGCCGTCGTCGTCGTCACACCCTTGTGTGCCCCCGCACTCCGCGACGCGGCGAAGACGGCGGCGATGGCGCGCGCCCTCGGGACACCCGTCGTTGGATGTGTCGTCTCCCGCGCGCGGGTCGCCCCCGATTCGGTTGCCGAACTCGTCGGTGCGCCAGTGCTCGGCACTGTTCCACCTGAGTCCTCACCGGTTCTGGCCCAGCCAACAGTTCGAGCCGCGTATCGTCGGATTTCGGACACGTTAGGCCGTAATTAA
- a CDS encoding methionine adenosyltransferase — translation MTDRNIRLESAEKRAVEDQEVEIVERKGIGHPDSICDGIAESVSRALSNLYLERVGKVLHYNTDETQLVAGTAAPAFGGGEVIEPIYLLIVGRATKEYDGKKLPVDSAALRAAREYLNENIPELDVGTDIIVDVKLGEGSGDLQDVFGEETQEVPMANDTSFGVGHAPLTETEQIVLEAERALNGARYGDDHPELGQDIKLMGKREGDVIDVTVAAAMVDSYIDDIDDYIAAVDDVREFVTELAGEYTDREVNVEVNTADDYEEGSIYLTTTGTSAEQGDDGSVGRGNRANGLITPNRPMSMEATSGKNPVNHIGKIYNLLSTHIAETVVAEVDGIRDLQVRLLSQIGRPIDEPHVADAKVITEDGVTVADIEAEVVEIIDRELANVTDITRRTIEGELSTF, via the coding sequence ATGACTGACCGAAACATCCGCCTCGAATCCGCCGAGAAGCGCGCGGTCGAGGATCAGGAGGTCGAAATCGTCGAGCGGAAGGGAATCGGTCATCCCGACTCTATCTGTGACGGCATCGCCGAGAGCGTCTCTCGCGCGCTCTCGAACCTCTACCTCGAACGCGTCGGCAAGGTGCTCCACTACAACACCGACGAGACACAACTCGTGGCCGGGACCGCCGCACCCGCCTTCGGTGGCGGCGAGGTCATCGAGCCAATCTATCTGCTCATCGTCGGCCGCGCGACCAAAGAGTACGACGGAAAGAAGCTCCCCGTCGACTCGGCCGCACTCCGCGCCGCCCGCGAGTACCTCAACGAGAACATTCCCGAACTCGACGTCGGCACCGACATCATCGTCGACGTGAAGCTCGGCGAAGGCTCCGGTGACCTCCAGGATGTCTTCGGCGAGGAGACCCAGGAAGTCCCGATGGCCAACGACACGAGTTTCGGCGTCGGTCACGCCCCACTCACCGAGACCGAACAAATCGTCCTCGAAGCGGAGCGCGCCCTCAACGGTGCACGCTACGGCGACGACCACCCCGAACTCGGACAGGACATCAAGCTCATGGGCAAGCGCGAAGGCGACGTCATCGACGTCACCGTCGCCGCCGCGATGGTCGACTCCTACATCGACGACATCGACGACTACATCGCCGCCGTCGACGACGTTCGCGAATTCGTCACCGAACTCGCAGGCGAGTACACCGACCGCGAGGTCAACGTCGAGGTCAACACCGCCGACGACTACGAAGAAGGCTCTATCTACCTGACGACGACTGGCACCTCCGCCGAGCAGGGTGACGACGGGTCGGTCGGCCGTGGCAACCGCGCCAACGGCCTCATCACGCCGAACCGCCCGATGAGCATGGAAGCGACCTCTGGCAAGAACCCCGTCAACCACATCGGGAAGATTTACAACCTGCTTTCGACCCACATCGCCGAAACCGTCGTCGCCGAAGTCGACGGCATCCGCGACCTGCAGGTCCGCCTGCTCTCGCAGATTGGCCGTCCCATCGACGAACCACACGTCGCCGACGCGAAGGTCATCACCGAAGACGGCGTCACCGTCGCCGACATCGAAGCGGAAGTCGTCGAAATCATCGACCGCGAACTCGCGAACGTGACGGACATCACTCGCCGCACCATCGAAGGCGAGCTTTCGACCTTCTGA
- a CDS encoding TIGR00725 family protein has protein sequence MRVSVVGGSVVPDPVEELAEDVGRLLAQRGHTVVCGGLGGAMEAVCRGAKNAGGETIGILPGEDRDEANEYVDISIATGLGHARNALVVMNGDAVIAIDGSGGTLSEIGFGNVYDRPIAGIRTHNLGTLDRYQACKTPEEAVKYIEREV, from the coding sequence ATGCGTGTGAGTGTCGTCGGTGGAAGCGTCGTTCCCGACCCGGTCGAAGAACTTGCAGAGGACGTTGGTCGACTCCTCGCCCAGCGTGGCCACACCGTCGTCTGTGGTGGCCTCGGTGGAGCCATGGAGGCCGTCTGCCGCGGCGCGAAAAACGCGGGCGGAGAGACGATCGGCATCCTCCCGGGAGAAGACCGAGACGAAGCGAACGAGTACGTCGACATCAGCATCGCCACCGGACTCGGCCACGCCAGAAACGCACTCGTGGTGATGAACGGAGACGCGGTCATCGCTATCGACGGGTCCGGTGGAACACTCTCAGAGATTGGATTCGGCAACGTCTACGACCGCCCAATCGCCGGAATCAGAACCCACAACCTCGGGACGCTCGACCGCTATCAGGCGTGTAAGACACCGGAAGAGGCCGTCAAGTACATCGAACGAGAGGTGTAG